A genomic window from Acidobacteriota bacterium includes:
- a CDS encoding flippase-like domain-containing protein, whose translation MRDKPRKVLVFLLKIAVTAFLLVYLFRTKDIDLRKAFAVIGAADLWVLFGAFWLLMVGQYLCSIRWGMLLAHLGIRIRQWRLFQFYLIGMFFSNFFPSIIGGDVVKIFYVKRDSGRPLMYAFAATYLERAAGFVALLGFGIAGSLYHPYALGAADFRPIGWLGLREVPLWAVVAALTVLFLAANAVLFSRRLYRWTVRLLERVRLAKLGGKIAQMGEAMHAFRRRPAALVWPTVLSFVNIGMFITMNWLFAKALGLAVPFPVLAAIVSVIVVLVMLPISINGLGLRETAFVVFLLPVVGDTPDHAARLVALSLLNFLSAVISSLPGSLCYSLLKRETALDDIERELADDRPA comes from the coding sequence ATGCGTGACAAGCCCCGGAAGGTCCTGGTTTTCCTCCTGAAGATCGCCGTCACGGCCTTCCTGCTGGTCTACCTCTTCCGCACCAAGGACATCGACCTGCGAAAGGCGTTCGCCGTCATCGGCGCCGCCGACCTCTGGGTCCTCTTCGGCGCCTTCTGGCTCCTGATGGTCGGGCAGTACCTGTGCTCCATCCGGTGGGGGATGCTTCTCGCCCACCTCGGGATCCGGATCCGCCAGTGGCGCCTGTTCCAGTTCTACCTCATCGGGATGTTCTTCTCGAACTTCTTCCCCTCCATCATCGGCGGCGACGTGGTGAAGATCTTCTACGTCAAGCGGGACTCCGGCCGGCCGCTGATGTACGCCTTCGCCGCCACCTACCTGGAGCGGGCCGCCGGGTTCGTGGCCCTGCTGGGCTTCGGGATCGCGGGTTCGCTGTATCACCCCTACGCCCTGGGCGCCGCCGACTTCCGCCCCATCGGGTGGCTGGGCCTGCGGGAGGTTCCCCTCTGGGCCGTGGTGGCGGCCCTGACGGTCCTCTTCCTCGCCGCCAACGCGGTGCTGTTCAGCCGGCGGCTCTACCGCTGGACCGTTCGCCTGCTGGAGCGCGTCCGCCTGGCGAAGCTCGGCGGCAAGATCGCCCAGATGGGCGAGGCCATGCACGCCTTCCGCCGCCGCCCCGCCGCCCTGGTCTGGCCCACGGTGCTCTCCTTCGTCAACATCGGGATGTTCATCACGATGAACTGGCTCTTCGCGAAGGCCCTGGGGCTCGCGGTCCCCTTCCCCGTCCTCGCCGCCATCGTGTCCGTCATCGTCGTGCTGGTGATGCTCCCCATCAGCATCAACGGCCTCGGCCTGCGGGAGACCGCCTTCGTCGTCTTCCTCCTCCCCGTGGTGGGGGACACGCCCGACCACGCCGCCCGCCTGGTGGCCCTCTCGCTGCTGAACTTCCTGAGCGCCGTGATCTCCTCCCTCCCCGGGAGCCTGTGCTACTCGCTCCTGAAGCGCGAGACGGCCCTCGACGACATCGAGCGGGAACTCGCCGACGACCGGCCCGCCTGA
- a CDS encoding HD domain-containing protein: protein MWDNCEVFKDKFEAGDVVQVNGLTREYNGALQVTVHRVRKLAPDTVDLGDFLRSTEKNPDDTFEALMEVLRAEVRMPPLRQLLEDIFADEAFRKRFKACPAAKALHHAYIGGLLEHTDSVVRLCRRACDHYPALNRSLLLTAATLHDLMKTEELSWGKSFEYTDEGRLIGHITLNALHLDQRMRQIPLFPAELRMELLHIVLSHHGELEFGSPKRPKTMEALVLSYLDDLDAKVQSFREAAAQPGESDRWTPFNTNFQRFLYRESSPDHPPAERPGDTPETGAPDA, encoded by the coding sequence ATGTGGGACAACTGCGAGGTCTTCAAGGACAAGTTCGAGGCCGGCGACGTCGTCCAGGTGAACGGTCTCACGCGGGAGTACAACGGCGCCCTGCAGGTCACGGTCCACCGGGTCCGGAAGCTGGCCCCCGACACCGTGGACCTGGGCGACTTCCTGCGCTCCACCGAGAAGAACCCCGACGACACCTTCGAGGCCCTGATGGAGGTCCTCCGGGCGGAAGTCCGCATGCCCCCCCTCCGGCAGCTCCTCGAGGACATCTTCGCCGACGAGGCCTTCCGGAAGCGCTTCAAGGCCTGCCCCGCGGCCAAGGCGCTCCACCACGCCTACATCGGCGGGCTCCTGGAGCACACCGACTCCGTGGTTCGCCTCTGCCGGCGGGCCTGCGACCACTACCCCGCGCTCAACCGGAGCCTCCTCCTGACAGCGGCCACCCTCCACGACCTCATGAAGACGGAGGAGCTGAGCTGGGGGAAGAGCTTCGAATACACCGACGAGGGCCGGCTCATCGGGCACATCACCCTCAACGCCCTCCACCTCGACCAGCGGATGCGGCAGATCCCCCTGTTCCCCGCCGAGCTGCGCATGGAACTGCTCCACATCGTCCTCAGCCACCACGGGGAGCTGGAGTTCGGGTCCCCCAAGCGGCCCAAGACGATGGAGGCGCTGGTCCTGTCCTACCTGGACGACCTGGACGCCAAGGTGCAGTCGTTCCGGGAGGCGGCGGCCCAGCCGGGGGAGAGCGACCGGTGGACCCCCTTCAACACCAACTTCCAGCGCTTCCTCTACCGGGAGAGTTCTCCCGACCACCCCCCGGCGGAGCGCCCGGGGGACACGCCGGAAACCGGGGCGCCCGATGCGTGA
- a CDS encoding RNA-binding S4 domain-containing protein: MRLDLFLKVSRIVPRRPLAKEFCDQGRIRVNGLAARASHEVRAGDRIDVDGWDATRAWRVESVPEGRNVSRGAARELAVLLESTRKDILE; encoded by the coding sequence GTGAGACTCGACCTCTTCCTGAAAGTGAGCCGGATCGTTCCCCGGAGACCCCTGGCGAAGGAGTTCTGCGACCAGGGGCGCATCCGGGTCAACGGCCTGGCCGCCCGGGCGTCCCACGAGGTCCGGGCCGGCGACCGCATCGACGTGGACGGCTGGGACGCCACCCGCGCCTGGCGCGTGGAGTCGGTCCCTGAGGGCCGGAACGTGAGCCGCGGGGCGGCCCGGGAACTCGCGGTCCTGCTGGAGAGCACGCGAAAGGACATCCTGGAATGA
- a CDS encoding DUF1697 domain-containing protein: MENQEFVALLRGINVSGRKPVRMDALKALFGGLGFMAVDTVIQSGNVRFTEPGGEGEDVLASRIAEAAGRSFGFPVGVLLRTREDLRRVALGNPFIARGGVDPLHLHVTFLDRAPDTGAVRDLEQRSFPPDAFEIREREVYLHCPAGYARTTLSNAFFEKKLSVAATTRNWKTVLKLAE, translated from the coding sequence ATGGAAAACCAGGAGTTCGTCGCGCTGCTGCGGGGGATCAACGTGAGCGGCCGAAAGCCGGTTCGAATGGACGCCCTGAAAGCCCTGTTCGGGGGCCTGGGGTTCATGGCCGTGGACACCGTGATCCAGAGCGGAAACGTCCGTTTCACGGAACCGGGCGGAGAGGGGGAGGACGTCCTGGCGAGTCGCATCGCCGAAGCGGCCGGACGTTCCTTCGGCTTCCCGGTCGGGGTGCTGCTGCGGACCCGGGAGGACCTGCGCCGGGTGGCCCTCGGGAACCCCTTCATCGCACGCGGGGGTGTGGACCCGCTCCATCTGCACGTCACCTTCCTCGACCGGGCGCCGGACACCGGGGCCGTACGGGATCTGGAACAACGGTCCTTCCCTCCGGATGCCTTCGAGATCCGGGAACGCGAGGTCTATCTGCACTGCCCGGCGGGCTATGCCCGGACGACGCTTTCCAATGCTTTCTTCGAGAAGAAGCTCTCGGTGGCGGCCACCACCCGCAACTGGAAGACGGTCCTCAAATTGGCGGAGTGA
- a CDS encoding transposase, producing the protein MTSAEIRGVHSPSTSTPLAYFITFHTYGTRLHGDEAGSVDRETNIYGMPSLPRQPRRVAFEKDLMNGPPYDLDSPRRKIVLAAILEVVSCRGWKLAAAHVRSNHVHVVLSAPKHPDRVMNDLKAYASRHLNEMRIDPEGRKRWARHGSTRWLWTDEQVDEAISYTLEEQGEPMEVWDGRPTAGRVPK; encoded by the coding sequence ATGACTTCAGCCGAGATCCGCGGTGTGCATTCGCCCAGCACGTCAACCCCTCTCGCCTACTTTATCACCTTTCACACGTACGGAACCCGTCTGCACGGCGACGAAGCGGGCTCCGTGGACCGGGAGACGAACATCTACGGCATGCCGTCCCTCCCAAGGCAACCGCGCAGGGTAGCCTTCGAGAAAGATCTCATGAACGGCCCACCCTACGACCTCGATTCTCCCCGACGAAAAATCGTTCTCGCCGCCATTCTCGAAGTCGTGTCCTGCCGGGGCTGGAAGCTCGCCGCCGCACACGTGAGGTCCAATCACGTTCACGTGGTCCTGTCGGCGCCGAAACACCCCGACCGCGTGATGAACGATCTCAAGGCCTACGCGAGCCGGCACCTGAATGAGATGCGGATCGACCCGGAGGGAAGAAAGCGCTGGGCGCGACACGGAAGCACCCGTTGGTTGTGGACGGACGAGCAGGTGGACGAGGCGATCTCTTACACCCTCGAGGAGCAGGGCGAGCCCATGGAAGTCTGGGACGGCCGCCCGACAGCGGGTCGGGTGCCCAAGTAA
- a CDS encoding VCBS repeat-containing protein, protein MKKLPGVFATLAFLTAAALAQGYTIDHFCTDVHRIPDYWVLQAKSTLLVGYGHTSHGSQLVTGIEAFRGSDGDLFYFDSAYWGLHAGVFLNDYWGNAGGASDLGHNGDLAWRDATVAMLNLPANDRNVVIWSWCGGVSDNTEAGIDAYLNAMDALETQYPGVKFVYMTGHLDGSGTTGTLNLMNQRIRNYCTTHNKILFDFADIESYDPDGATNYLALFGLDSCEYDSNGDGNPWGDANWAVNWIAAHPGHELAQIASACGDCAHSEELNCVRKGRAFWWLLARLAGWDGVSYKAPCDFDRNGKPDLLWRNLSTGSNSIWLMNGAAYAGSLPLASVETAWSLVGAADFNNDGEADLFWRHPSSGAHSIWALDGNAVTGSLAFPSVAAPWSPVGLADFNFDGLTDVLWRNSSTGALSAWYLAGTALEGQAILPSAGTAWTVASVADFNGDGRPDLLWRHTSGANSLWYLAGETVTSTSAFPSVDAAWEVAASGDFNGDGKTDLVWRNTASGDLSAWYLDGPAVLSSGPLTPATVPDLAWRVVNR, encoded by the coding sequence ATGAAGAAGCTTCCGGGGGTCTTCGCCACCCTTGCCTTTCTCACCGCGGCCGCCCTGGCCCAGGGTTACACCATCGACCACTTCTGCACCGACGTCCACCGCATCCCCGACTATTGGGTCCTGCAGGCCAAGAGCACCCTGCTGGTCGGCTACGGCCACACGTCCCACGGCAGCCAGCTCGTCACCGGGATCGAGGCCTTCCGGGGCAGCGACGGCGACCTGTTCTATTTCGACTCGGCCTACTGGGGGCTCCACGCCGGCGTCTTCCTCAACGACTACTGGGGCAATGCCGGGGGCGCTTCCGACCTGGGGCACAACGGCGACCTCGCCTGGCGCGACGCCACCGTCGCCATGCTCAACCTCCCCGCCAACGACCGGAACGTGGTGATCTGGTCCTGGTGCGGCGGGGTGAGCGACAACACGGAGGCGGGGATCGACGCCTACCTCAACGCCATGGACGCCCTGGAGACGCAGTACCCCGGCGTGAAGTTCGTCTACATGACGGGCCACCTGGACGGCAGCGGCACCACGGGGACCCTGAACCTGATGAACCAGCGGATCCGCAACTACTGCACCACCCACAACAAGATTCTCTTCGACTTCGCCGACATCGAGAGCTACGACCCCGACGGGGCGACGAACTACCTGGCCCTGTTCGGCCTGGACAGCTGCGAGTACGACAGCAACGGCGACGGCAACCCCTGGGGCGACGCCAACTGGGCCGTCAACTGGATCGCGGCGCACCCCGGCCACGAACTGGCCCAGATCGCCTCCGCCTGCGGGGACTGCGCCCACTCCGAGGAGCTCAACTGCGTTCGCAAGGGCCGGGCCTTCTGGTGGCTCCTCGCCCGCCTGGCCGGCTGGGACGGCGTCTCGTACAAGGCGCCCTGCGATTTCGACCGCAACGGCAAGCCCGACCTCCTGTGGCGGAACCTCTCCACCGGCTCCAACTCCATCTGGCTGATGAACGGCGCCGCTTACGCCGGGAGCCTGCCCCTCGCTTCCGTCGAAACCGCCTGGTCCCTTGTGGGGGCCGCCGACTTCAACAACGACGGCGAGGCGGACCTCTTCTGGCGTCACCCGTCCTCGGGGGCCCACTCCATCTGGGCCCTGGACGGCAACGCGGTCACCGGTTCCCTGGCCTTCCCCTCCGTGGCCGCCCCCTGGTCCCCCGTCGGCCTGGCCGATTTCAACTTCGACGGGCTCACCGACGTCCTCTGGCGAAACAGCTCCACCGGGGCCCTCTCCGCCTGGTACCTGGCGGGGACCGCCCTCGAGGGCCAGGCCATCCTCCCCTCCGCGGGCACCGCGTGGACGGTGGCCTCCGTGGCCGACTTCAACGGCGACGGCCGCCCCGACCTCCTCTGGCGGCACACGTCGGGGGCGAACTCGCTCTGGTACCTCGCCGGCGAGACCGTGACGTCCACGTCGGCCTTCCCCTCGGTGGACGCGGCCTGGGAAGTCGCGGCGTCGGGCGACTTCAACGGCGACGGGAAAACGGACCTCGTCTGGCGGAACACCGCCAGCGGCGACCTGTCCGCCTGGTACCTGGACGGGCCCGCCGTCCTCTCCTCGGGGCCGCTCACGCCCGCCACCGTGCCGGACCTGGCCTGGCGGGTGGTGAACCGGTAA
- a CDS encoding GGDEF domain-containing protein produces MESAAPPRFPHAGPWLWFTAGLGMLAGIGWLDAVTGPDLGLSLLYLVPVCLAGWWSGPVSALLLALSASFCWLGVDLGTQGAPDLRLTFWNWTSRAVIYVALGVLLALLRQDRRKLQDLLRRERDLARTDPLTGLANSRAFKEALRVEHARARRDGSPLCLVYFDLDNFKNVNDLYGHDAGDALLVTLSERIRDTFRATDLVARLGGDEFAVLLWDPDRESAEATVRRVLERIRDCGESYPRSRLGVSAGIAFCRKVPDDPWDLIRCADAAMYRGKTGGKGKVVVHTCSGRACRVPPALQPAPAGGSVPSNPGGEDPAPGGQDAGSTGRSRSKAAATR; encoded by the coding sequence ATGGAATCCGCCGCACCGCCCCGTTTTCCGCACGCGGGGCCCTGGCTGTGGTTCACGGCCGGGCTGGGGATGCTCGCGGGCATCGGGTGGCTCGATGCCGTCACCGGTCCGGACCTCGGGCTTTCCCTGCTGTACCTGGTCCCGGTCTGCCTGGCCGGGTGGTGGAGCGGCCCGGTGTCCGCCCTGCTGCTGGCCCTCTCCGCCAGTTTCTGCTGGCTGGGGGTCGACCTGGGCACCCAAGGGGCCCCGGACCTGCGTCTCACCTTCTGGAACTGGACCTCGCGGGCCGTCATCTACGTCGCCCTGGGGGTCCTGCTCGCCCTCCTCCGGCAGGACCGCCGGAAGCTCCAGGACCTGCTCCGGCGGGAACGGGACCTCGCCCGGACCGACCCCCTGACCGGGCTCGCCAACTCCCGGGCCTTCAAGGAAGCCCTCCGGGTGGAGCACGCCCGGGCCCGGCGCGACGGGAGCCCGCTCTGCCTGGTCTACTTCGACCTGGACAACTTCAAAAACGTCAACGACCTTTACGGTCACGACGCCGGGGATGCCCTCCTGGTCACCCTGTCGGAGCGGATCCGGGACACCTTCCGCGCCACCGACCTCGTGGCCCGGCTGGGGGGCGACGAGTTCGCCGTCCTGCTCTGGGACCCGGACCGGGAGAGCGCGGAGGCCACGGTCCGACGGGTGCTCGAGCGGATCCGGGACTGCGGCGAATCCTACCCCCGCTCCCGGCTGGGGGTCAGCGCCGGGATCGCCTTCTGCCGGAAGGTCCCCGACGACCCCTGGGACCTCATCCGGTGCGCCGACGCGGCCATGTACCGGGGAAAAACCGGCGGGAAGGGAAAGGTGGTGGTGCACACCTGCAGCGGCCGGGCGTGCCGGGTCCCCCCCGCGCTCCAGCCGGCGCCGGCTGGCGGCAGCGTACCATCGAACCCCGGAGGGGAAGACCCTGCCCCCGGGGGGCAGGACGCGGGCAGCACGGGCCGTTCCAGGTCGAAAGCGGCGGCCACCCGGTAA
- a CDS encoding GGDEF domain-containing protein: MALASAVMAGKNQPLVKGSDKSGSGRPGGKVPMETLNFPWLSHRKHLFLFLSSLALIVGIGWLDHVTGPEIGLSLLYLVPVCLAGWWLGQSSAALLAVFASLFWLWSDLAALGVGHLEISLWNWATRVLIYLALGILLALLRADRRRLQELLERQKTLALTDPLTGLANSRAFLSAFQLEHARARRDGHPLCLVYFDLDNFKRVNDLYGHEAGDDLLVALSGRIRSAFRATDPVARLGGDEFAALLWECDPACAEAITRRVLDQVRACAEAYPRAGVGVSAGIAFCERVPEDLQSILRCADAAMYQGKAEGKGKIVLRACDGAGCEAATPGPTPSGEG; the protein is encoded by the coding sequence TTGGCGCTGGCTTCGGCCGTCATGGCCGGAAAGAATCAGCCCCTGGTCAAGGGCTCCGACAAGTCGGGCTCCGGGAGGCCCGGCGGGAAGGTCCCGATGGAAACCCTCAACTTTCCGTGGCTGTCGCATAGGAAACACCTGTTTCTCTTCTTGTCCAGTCTGGCCCTGATCGTGGGCATCGGGTGGCTCGACCACGTCACCGGCCCGGAGATCGGCCTCTCGCTCCTCTACCTGGTTCCCGTGTGCCTGGCGGGGTGGTGGCTCGGTCAGTCCTCCGCCGCGCTGCTGGCGGTCTTTGCCAGCCTGTTCTGGCTGTGGTCGGACCTTGCCGCCCTGGGCGTCGGGCACCTGGAGATCTCGCTCTGGAACTGGGCCACGCGGGTTTTGATCTACCTGGCCCTGGGCATCCTGCTCGCCCTCCTCCGGGCCGACCGGCGCCGGCTCCAGGAACTTCTCGAGCGGCAGAAGACCCTCGCCCTGACGGACCCCCTGACCGGCCTCGCCAACTCGAGGGCCTTCCTCTCCGCCTTCCAGCTCGAGCACGCCCGGGCCCGGCGGGACGGGCATCCCCTCTGCCTGGTCTATTTCGACCTGGACAACTTCAAGCGCGTCAACGACCTCTACGGCCACGAAGCCGGGGACGACCTCCTGGTCGCCCTGAGCGGCCGCATCCGGAGCGCTTTCCGCGCCACGGACCCGGTGGCGCGCCTCGGCGGGGACGAGTTCGCGGCCCTGCTCTGGGAGTGCGACCCGGCCTGCGCCGAGGCGATCACCCGCCGGGTGCTGGACCAGGTCCGGGCCTGTGCCGAAGCCTATCCCCGGGCCGGGGTGGGCGTCAGCGCGGGGATCGCTTTCTGCGAAAGGGTCCCGGAGGACCTCCAGTCCATCCTTCGCTGCGCCGATGCCGCCATGTACCAGGGAAAGGCCGAGGGAAAGGGGAAAATCGTCTTACGGGCCTGCGACGGGGCCGGCTGCGAAGCCGCAACCCCCGGTCCAACCCCCTCCGGAGAAGGTTGA